One Carassius auratus strain Wakin chromosome 16, ASM336829v1, whole genome shotgun sequence genomic window carries:
- the LOC113116460 gene encoding cingulin-like, with protein sequence MSDPVSGRKTPVDYGVQIRFINDLQDTGGGVSGQPRKEPSKKPPKKPPPRYGVAVRVQGIGGQSYVVLKEGEKGDSFGVQLRTQPPAYSSLPRRREDGVIQGPYFSSGENTPLRRAQSHGSLLDRENGNEDFTDQLRRPLGDGRSGSYGNLDVGIGMGVDRELPRERMERNQWGGSYQTGLNGTLGRGRAGGSPYTSSESVEVSPYNQHTHSQSAPKTIHQTPAHRLADRFEGSSAAQAGNTGTNKKGRFPIPNSDDRPTSTSPLPTPSLILNTSSSPRSSSPASAYSSLGRGSSSVAKVTAISTSASVDGHVTPDLLMDQGQSSGSEFSTEDQLQQIIYDVLRQGSKEGDAIIKHRVRVICNKVQGLKVNIADDSLKEELEKCLDENVHLQEQLGRKNTELHQTHSELTQLRMDRENAESHVRELEDQLVGLQEELRRETDNKAQADTMHMELRAVRGELAEAASLCRKQEDILRQRERELTALKGALKDEVSTHDKEVEALREQYSQDMERLRASMEQVSQSQSSIEAERQRINSTVRSLQQQLEESRDEGNHWREQFQSSREELRNTKQELLQARMEKEEFEEELKDLQEKINTMKQQIPDPKQTQTVGQELERCRADLQKAQADMDKLRTDLDKKTMEIVLLKKSKQELEAEQKYEIDRLRDQSRRDKEELTKVHERAKQLAEPSLVEALRKELSDMQEEVGRLRSQLLSTEEELQAERDKLSSAQTQVNNLTHEHKEFEETNARMKERIIRLESQLQERMSQSIEAEQEQQEETRKLRQQLEESRRENSRLGVERDELARNLEEKEKDRDAVRKENTQLEDQKRQQERALDKLNKEMERLSAASREEVRLLQAQLDEQKEKWRKEQQDSHKNTKEKLSELERAQSTIQSLQEELGRQKKELFSSYEDRDNALLDKEMLTNRLKHMESEIETQRTAQNDRSREIRSLEDKIKHLELELDEEKNTAEMLTERITRSRDQIEQLRGELMQERSSKQDLELDKNALERQIKDYKSRVAEMEGQSRSSTGVSQLESKIQDLEERLRAEEREKNSVVSSQRRLERKLKELNITLDEERHQHTEQRDQLTLRVKALKRQVDEGEAEAERLEGLRRKAIRDMEEMQEQKEALQSKVTALENELKRKIQQARQSALESVLSSDDDDDDGLYDHSNITSILTESNLQTSSC encoded by the exons ATGTCTGATCCTGTCTCAGGTAGGAAGACCCCCGTGGATTATGGCGTACAGATTCGCTTTATAAATGACCTGCAGGACACTGGAGGGGGAGTGAGTGGCCAGCCTCGGAAAGAGCCGTCAAAAAAGCCACCGAAAAAGCCACCTCCTCGCTATGGAGTGGCAGTGAGGGTGCAGGGCATCGGTGGACAGTCCTATGTTGTACTGAAAGAGGGAGAAAAAGGAGATTCATTTGGAGTACAGCTGAGAACCCAACCACCTGCTTACAGCAGCCTGCCTAG GAGGAGAGAGGATGGGGTAATCCAGGGGCCATATTTCTCGTCTGGAGAGAACACCCCCCTGCGTAGGGCTCAATCTCATGGCTCCCTGTTGGATAGAGAAAACGGCAACGAAGACTTCACAGATCAACTCCGACGTCCGCTTGGAGATGGACGCTCTGGTAGCTACGGAAACCTGGATGTAGGTATTGGTATGGGAGTAGACCGGGAACTGCCCAGAGAAAGGATGGAGAGAAATCAGTGGGGTGGATCCTACCAGACAGGGCTGAATGGCACTTTAGGAAGAGGGAGAGCTGGTGGCAGTCCCTACACCTCTTCAGAATCAGTCGAAGTATCTCCATACAACCAGCACACTCACAGCCAATCAGCTCCCAAGACCATCCATCAGACGCCTGCCCACAGACTCGCCGACAGGTTTGAAGGGAGCTCTGCAGCACAGGCGGGTAACACTGGGACCAACAAAAAGGGGCGCTTTCCCATCCCAAATTCAGACGACAGACCCACCTCAACCTCACCATTACCCACTCCATCTCTCATCCTAAACACATCCTCTTCACCGCGGTCTTCCTCACCTGCTTCTGCCTACAGCAGCCTGGGCCGTGGCTCAAGTTCTGTCGCCAAGGTCACGGCTATCTCTACATCTGCTTCAGTTGATGGACAT GTAACTCCTGACCTTTTGATGGACCAAGGTCAAAGTTCAGGGTCAGAGTTCTCAACTGAAGATCAGTTACAGCAGATAATCTACGATGTTCTACGTCAGGG GAGTAAAGAGGGAGATGCTATCATTAAGCACAGAGTTCGAGTCATCTGTAATAAAGTTCAAGGACTGAAG GTGAACATAGCTGATGACTCCTTGAAGGAGGAACTTGAGAAGTGTTTGGATGAAAATGTACATCTGCAGGAACAGCTGGGACGGAAGAATACAGAGCTGCACCAAACCCACTCAGA GCTAACACAGTTACGAATGGACAGAGAGAATGCAGAATCTCATGTAAGAGAACTGGAGGATCAGCTGGTAGGACTACAGGAGGAACtgaggagagagacagacaacaaAGCTCAGGCTGACACTATGCACATG GAGTTGAGGGCAGTGAGAGGTGAGTTGGCCGAAGCTGCATCGCTGTGTCGGAAGCAGGAGGACATTctaaggcagagagagagagagctgactGCTCTAAAGGGGGCACTGAAAGATGAGGTCTCAACACATGACAAGGAGGTAGAGGCTCTCAGAGAGCAATACAGCCAAGACATGGAGAGACTACGAGCAAGCATGGAGCAGGTTTCACAG TCTCAGTCAAGTATTGAAGCCGAGCGTCAGCGTATAAACTCTACGGTAAGGTCTCTTCAGCAGCAATTGGAGGAGAGCAGAGATGAGGGAAACCACTGGAGAGAGCAGTTTCAGTCCAGCAGAGAAGAGCTACGCAACACCAAACAAGA gTTACTCCAGGCTCGTATGGAGAAAGAGGAGTTTGAGGAGGAGCTGAAAGATCTGCAGGAGAAAATCAACACAATGAAACAGCAGATACCAGATCCCAAACAGACCCAGACAGTCGGCCAG GAACTTGAGCGTTGTCGTGCTGACCTACAGAAGGCCCAGGCAGATATGGATAAATTAAGAACAGATCTTGACAAGAAGACAATGGAAATTGTGTTATTAAAGAAGAGCAAACAGGAGCTTGAAGCAGAGCAGAAATATGAGATTGACAGATTGAGGGACCAGTCACGCAGAGATAAAGAAGAGCTGACTAAAGTTCATGAGAGGGCCAAACAG CTAGCAGAACCTTCGTTAGTGGAGGCATTGCGTAAGGAGTTGAGTGACATGCAAGAAGAGGTGGGACGACTGCGTAGTCAGCTGCTCTCAACTGAAGAAGAGCTGCAGGCGGAGAGAGACAAACTCAGCTCTGCTCAGACCCAAGTAAACAATCTGACACATGAGCACAAGGAATTCGAGGAAACCAATGCACGTATGAAGGAGAGAATCATACGCCTGGAG TCTCAGCTGCAGGAGCGCATGTCTCAGAGTATTGAGGCTGAacaggagcagcaggaggagaccAGGAAACTGAGACAGCAGCTGGAGGAGTCCAGACGTGAGAACTCCAGACTGGGTGTAGAGCGGGACGAGCTGGCTCGTAATCTTGAAGAAAAGGAGAAGGACAGAGATGCTGTCCGCAAGGAGAACACCCAGCTCGAGGACCAGaagaggcagcaggagagagcaCTAGACAAACTCAATAAAGAG ATGGAGCGCTTGTCTGCAGCATCCCGTGAGGAGGTGCGGCTCCTGCAGGCTCAGCTGGACGAacagaaagagaaatggaggaaagaGCAGCAGGATTCACATAAAAACACCAAAGAGAAGCTCAGTGAGCTGGAGAGAGCACAGAGCACCATCCAATCCCTACAGGAAGAG TTGGGCCGTCAAAAGAAGGAGCTGTTCTCAAGTTATGAGGATCGAGATAATGCTTTATTAGATAAAGAGATGCTCACCAACCGCCTCAAACATATGGAGAGTGAGATCGAGACACAGCGTACCGCACAAAACGACCGCTCGCGAGAGATCCGCAGCTTGGAG GACAAAATCAAGCACCTGGAGCTCGAGTTAGACGAGGAAAAGAACACTGCAGAGATGCTGACAGAAAGAATCACCAGGAGCCGAGATCAG ATTGAACAGCTGCGTGGAGAGCTCATGCAAGAACGATCCTCCAAACAAGACCTGGAGCTGGACAAAAACGCTCTGGAGAGACAG ATAAAGGATTATAAATCTCGTGTAGCTGAGATGGAGGGCCAGTCACGTTCCTCTACTGGTGTGTCTCAGCTGGAGAGCAAAATTCAGGACCTCGAGGAACGACTGCGTGCCGAGGagag AGAGAAGAACTCTGTGGTGTCCTCTCAGAGGCGTTTGGAGAGGAAACTAAAGGAGCTGAACATCACCCTGGATGAGGAGAGACATCAGCACACAGAGCAGAGAGACCAG CTGACTCTGCGTGTGAAGGCTCTGAAGAGGCAGGTGGATGAAGGAGAGGCCGAGGCGGAGCGGCTGGAGGGATTGAGGAGGAAAGCCATCAGAGACATGGAGGAGATGCAGGAACAGAAGGAGGCGCTGCAGTCCAAAGTCACGGCTCTAGAGAATGAACTCAA